A genome region from Arachidicoccus soli includes the following:
- a CDS encoding cupredoxin domain-containing protein, with protein MKRSIVFGISILLLFIAFVLSSCSSSPNGDEDAKTETATKDNTVHVLDTVTIQMTKFNPEQLNVNIGDTVLWLNKDLVAHTVESYQHNKFYSDTIQPQSFWKLVVTDSAAYYCSIHPAMQGQLIMQ; from the coding sequence ATGAAAAGGTCAATAGTATTTGGAATAAGCATCCTTTTATTATTTATTGCATTTGTCTTGTCTAGCTGTTCATCTTCTCCAAATGGAGATGAAGATGCAAAAACAGAAACGGCAACAAAAGATAATACTGTGCATGTCTTAGATACAGTAACAATTCAAATGACGAAATTTAATCCGGAACAATTGAATGTAAATATTGGGGATACGGTGTTGTGGTTAAACAAGGACTTGGTCGCACACACCGTTGAATCTTATCAACATAATAAATTTTATTCCGATACAATTCAACCTCAAAGTTTTTGGAAACTTGTGGTAACAGATAGTGCAGCTTATTATTGTAGTATTCATCCTGCGATGCAGGGGCAATTAATTATGCAATAA
- a CDS encoding DUF4142 domain-containing protein — MKTIKSLARFAVSLFLGMGLFSFPATAQNTQKLTDPEIASVAVTANQIDIQYAKIAIKKSHNKQVIDFAKTMARDHGAVIKQAVALAQKLGVTPKDNPTTKAFLAGSLKTKAMLNSKRGKAFDKAYVDNEVAYHKAAIKEVENVLIPETTNGELKSLLQSALPLFKEHLAHAEMVQKNLEK; from the coding sequence ATGAAAACGATTAAATCGCTAGCGAGATTCGCAGTATCTTTATTCTTAGGAATGGGCTTATTTTCTTTCCCGGCAACAGCACAAAATACACAGAAGCTTACAGATCCGGAAATTGCTTCAGTGGCTGTAACAGCCAATCAAATTGATATTCAATATGCAAAAATTGCGATAAAGAAATCGCATAATAAACAAGTAATTGATTTCGCAAAGACAATGGCAAGAGACCATGGTGCAGTGATAAAACAAGCAGTCGCATTAGCCCAAAAATTGGGAGTTACGCCTAAAGACAATCCTACAACTAAAGCGTTCCTAGCAGGTTCCCTGAAAACAAAAGCAATGCTTAATTCAAAAAGAGGCAAAGCCTTTGATAAAGCGTATGTTGATAATGAAGTTGCTTATCACAAAGCCGCTATCAAGGAAGTCGAAAACGTACTTATCCCTGAAACGACAAATGGCGAATTAAAAAGCCTCTTGCAATCTGCATTGCCTCTTTTTAAGGAACATTTAGCGCATGCTGAAATGGTTCAGAAAAATCTTGAAAAATGA
- a CDS encoding LutC/YkgG family protein: MQSSKEKILHNITQALSQSLPQPFPEVNHIRREKVMQSATEELTIMFAQNFSAVQGQFVYCIDEADLADKLTELQQKREWKKIFCRERAIINTLQQQNFRGLEFGNFAESPVAITGCENLIARTGSILMSTAQSSGRTTSIYTPLHICVAYTSQIVYDIYEGLNQIQKTKEKLPSLITLATGPSCTSNIENTLVMGMHGPQEVFCFVVEDLIK, translated from the coding sequence ATGCAATCGTCAAAGGAAAAGATACTTCATAATATTACACAGGCGCTTTCACAGTCATTGCCGCAACCTTTTCCGGAGGTTAATCACATAAGAAGAGAAAAAGTGATGCAATCTGCGACAGAAGAACTTACTATTATGTTTGCGCAAAATTTCTCTGCTGTACAAGGGCAATTTGTTTATTGTATAGATGAAGCAGATTTGGCGGATAAATTAACTGAATTGCAACAGAAAAGAGAATGGAAGAAAATATTTTGTCGCGAAAGAGCAATTATCAATACACTACAGCAACAAAATTTTCGTGGATTAGAATTTGGCAATTTTGCAGAAAGCCCGGTGGCGATTACAGGCTGTGAAAATTTGATAGCCCGTACCGGAAGTATATTAATGAGTACTGCACAGTCAAGTGGTCGAACTACAAGTATTTATACGCCTTTGCATATTTGCGTGGCGTACACTAGTCAAATCGTTTATGATATTTATGAAGGACTCAATCAAATACAGAAGACTAAGGAAAAATTACCCTCTTTAATTACCTTGGCTACGGGGCCAAGTTGTACATCCAATATTGAAAATACCTTAGTAATGGGCATGCATGGTCCACAAGAAGTGTTTTGTTTTGTGGTAGAAGATTTAATCAAGTAA
- a CDS encoding sigma-70 family RNA polymerase sigma factor, whose translation MESQFEQYADYDIIKRINEGEIKLFEILIRRYDPFLYKIGRTYHYNHEDTEDLMQDAYMNAYCSLKKFENRSSFKTWLTRIMLNICYQKKRKMSIKKEVVTSGIQNEESGQLSQPSSYGNEKITMNKELGHVLENAIHSIPEDYRIVFTLRELNGLNVAETSEALNISESNVKVRLNRAKTMLQKEIKKMYSPQEIFEFNLIYCDVMVNRVMNKIYELREKALKDKLLE comes from the coding sequence TTGGAATCACAATTTGAACAATATGCTGATTATGATATTATCAAAAGGATAAATGAGGGAGAGATAAAACTATTTGAAATCTTGATTAGGAGATATGACCCTTTTCTATATAAAATAGGCAGAACCTATCACTATAATCACGAGGATACTGAAGACCTGATGCAAGATGCTTATATGAATGCATATTGTAGCTTGAAAAAATTTGAGAATCGATCTTCATTTAAGACCTGGCTTACCAGGATTATGCTTAATATTTGTTATCAGAAAAAGCGTAAAATGAGTATTAAAAAGGAAGTGGTCACAAGTGGTATTCAAAACGAAGAATCCGGTCAATTGTCTCAACCTTCTTCCTACGGCAATGAAAAAATTACGATGAACAAAGAACTTGGACATGTATTGGAAAATGCTATCCATTCAATACCGGAAGATTATCGTATTGTGTTTACCCTGCGAGAATTGAATGGTTTGAATGTGGCTGAGACTTCAGAAGCTTTGAATATTTCTGAGAGCAATGTAAAGGTTCGGTTGAATAGGGCAAAAACTATGCTGCAAAAAGAAATAAAAAAAATGTATTCGCCTCAAGAGATTTTTGAATTTAATTTGATCTACTGTGATGTTATGGTCAATCGTGTAATGAATAAAATTTATGAATTGAGAGAAAAAGCCCTTAAAGATAAACTCTTGGAATAA
- a CDS encoding vitamin B12 dependent-methionine synthase activation domain-containing protein, whose product MIKPYLYLSGLEPLVVRPESNFVNIGERTNVTGSKKFARLIREGLFEEALSVARQQVENGAQVIDINMDDAMLDGEKAMTNFLNLVQAEPEIAKIPIMIDSSKFNIIEAGLKCVQGKCIVNSISMKEGVEKFVEQAHICRSFGAAIVVMAFDEIGQADTLERKVNICTDAYKILTEQVGYPPQDIIFDLNIFAIATGLEEHNNYGVDFIEACRIIKQRFPLVKISGGVSNLSFSFRGNETVREAMHSVFLYYATHAGMDMGIVNAGQLVVYDQIDPKLRDLCEDVILNKNNDDNSATEKLIAFAETVKSKGKEIKKDDTWRKTDVNERLKHALVNGITDYIDEDTEEARRQFARPLEVIEGPLMAGMDVVGDLFGSGKMFLPQVVKSARVMKKSVAYLFPFIEEEKIINQVVVKDQTEIIPMSASESNEVKDALAEILNDNKFQAYAFQKDVLVNGQSADFASENGRLCLLVADEDLEENKALIINESGFVVLKIKAEDVIQHSESTKRVIQNKLQQIKELAAKIKAELETPGKKNEGAAKILMATVKGDVHDIGKNIVGVVLGCNGYEVIDLGVMVPTDKLLDTAIKENVSMIGVSGLITPSLDEMVGVAKEMKRRNMNLPLLIGGATTSRIHTAVKIAPNYDHGVVHVLDASRSVTVVSNLLNPEQKPAFLAGIKEEYQKLKTNFENKKPVKQYIPYADAQANAVKVDWKDYQPVEPTFIGTKIFTDYNLSEIREYIDWKPFFISWELHGNFPEILTDKVVGVEATKLYNDANEMLDIIIKEKWLTANGMVAFMNASKTGPDTVEVEMNGKKETLEFLRQQVKKAVGQPNISLSDFIQPIEYGKDFMGAFAVTIKGIEPHLQRFIADHDDYNKIMLQAMSDRLVESFAEMLHKKTRMEYWGYVKNEMLTNEDLIHEKYMGIRPAPGYPACPEHTEKFKLFDLLKVTESIGIELTEALAMYPASSVCGWYFSHPKSQYFGIGRILQDQYDDYKARKQWDEAYAEKWLRPVME is encoded by the coding sequence ATGATAAAACCTTACTTATATCTCTCAGGTTTGGAACCATTGGTGGTGCGACCTGAATCGAATTTTGTAAACATCGGGGAAAGAACCAATGTAACTGGTTCTAAGAAATTTGCACGTCTTATTCGTGAAGGGCTATTTGAGGAGGCCCTAAGTGTTGCGCGCCAGCAGGTAGAAAATGGTGCGCAGGTTATTGACATCAATATGGATGATGCCATGCTGGATGGAGAAAAGGCGATGACTAATTTTCTGAACCTGGTTCAAGCGGAGCCAGAGATTGCGAAGATTCCAATAATGATTGATTCTTCTAAGTTCAACATTATAGAAGCAGGCTTGAAATGTGTACAAGGGAAGTGTATCGTGAATTCTATTTCGATGAAAGAAGGAGTAGAGAAGTTCGTAGAACAAGCCCATATTTGTAGAAGTTTTGGCGCCGCAATTGTGGTAATGGCTTTTGATGAAATTGGTCAGGCAGATACATTAGAAAGAAAAGTAAATATTTGTACAGACGCCTATAAAATATTAACCGAACAAGTAGGGTACCCACCGCAAGATATCATTTTTGATTTAAACATTTTTGCTATCGCTACTGGGTTGGAAGAACATAATAATTATGGTGTAGATTTTATAGAGGCTTGTAGAATAATTAAGCAACGTTTCCCTTTGGTGAAAATTAGTGGAGGCGTCAGTAATTTGTCTTTTTCTTTTAGAGGAAATGAGACTGTTCGTGAAGCGATGCATAGTGTATTTTTATATTATGCAACACATGCAGGCATGGACATGGGTATCGTAAATGCAGGTCAGTTAGTGGTTTACGATCAAATTGACCCTAAGTTGCGCGATTTGTGTGAAGATGTAATCCTCAATAAAAATAACGATGATAATAGTGCAACGGAAAAATTAATCGCTTTTGCAGAAACTGTTAAGTCGAAAGGAAAAGAAATTAAAAAGGATGATACCTGGCGTAAAACAGATGTGAATGAAAGACTGAAACACGCCCTGGTCAATGGTATTACTGACTATATTGACGAAGATACCGAAGAAGCACGCCGTCAGTTTGCAAGACCCTTAGAAGTGATAGAAGGACCACTAATGGCGGGCATGGATGTTGTGGGTGATTTATTTGGGTCCGGTAAAATGTTCTTACCGCAAGTGGTAAAGAGTGCGCGTGTAATGAAGAAAAGTGTAGCTTATCTTTTTCCTTTTATCGAAGAAGAGAAAATAATTAATCAGGTTGTCGTAAAAGATCAGACCGAGATTATTCCAATGTCCGCTTCTGAAAGTAATGAAGTAAAAGATGCTTTAGCTGAGATATTGAATGATAATAAATTTCAGGCATATGCTTTTCAGAAAGATGTTCTAGTAAATGGACAAAGTGCTGATTTTGCGTCAGAGAATGGTAGGCTTTGTTTATTGGTTGCTGATGAAGATCTTGAAGAGAACAAGGCATTAATAATTAATGAAAGTGGCTTTGTTGTATTGAAAATTAAAGCAGAAGATGTAATTCAACATAGTGAATCGACAAAAAGAGTTATCCAAAATAAATTACAACAAATAAAAGAACTAGCAGCTAAAATAAAGGCTGAATTAGAAACGCCCGGTAAGAAGAATGAAGGTGCTGCAAAGATTTTAATGGCCACGGTAAAAGGCGATGTGCATGATATAGGGAAAAATATTGTCGGTGTCGTATTGGGTTGTAATGGCTATGAAGTAATTGATTTAGGCGTGATGGTCCCTACCGATAAGTTGCTCGATACTGCAATAAAGGAAAATGTTTCGATGATTGGCGTAAGTGGTCTTATCACACCTTCTCTGGATGAAATGGTGGGTGTTGCAAAAGAAATGAAACGCCGTAATATGAACTTACCTTTGTTAATTGGTGGAGCAACTACTTCACGAATTCATACCGCCGTAAAAATTGCACCAAATTATGATCATGGTGTTGTCCACGTGTTAGATGCTTCAAGAAGTGTAACGGTAGTAAGTAATTTATTGAATCCGGAACAAAAACCTGCTTTTTTAGCGGGCATAAAAGAAGAGTATCAAAAACTCAAAACGAATTTCGAAAATAAAAAACCTGTCAAACAATATATTCCTTACGCTGATGCGCAAGCAAATGCGGTGAAAGTGGATTGGAAGGATTACCAGCCTGTAGAACCCACTTTTATAGGCACAAAAATTTTTACAGATTACAATTTGAGTGAAATACGTGAATATATCGATTGGAAACCTTTCTTTATCAGTTGGGAATTGCATGGCAATTTTCCTGAAATATTAACGGACAAAGTTGTAGGCGTTGAAGCGACTAAATTGTATAATGATGCCAATGAAATGCTGGATATCATTATTAAAGAGAAATGGTTAACCGCGAATGGTATGGTGGCATTTATGAATGCAAGCAAAACTGGGCCCGATACAGTAGAGGTGGAGATGAACGGCAAAAAAGAAACCTTAGAATTTTTGCGCCAACAAGTAAAAAAAGCAGTTGGACAGCCCAATATCTCTTTATCTGATTTTATACAGCCTATAGAATATGGAAAAGATTTTATGGGCGCTTTTGCTGTAACCATCAAAGGTATTGAACCGCATCTTCAACGCTTCATTGCTGACCATGATGATTATAATAAAATAATGTTGCAAGCGATGAGCGATCGGCTGGTAGAGTCTTTTGCAGAAATGCTGCATAAGAAAACGCGTATGGAATATTGGGGTTATGTAAAAAATGAGATGCTTACTAATGAGGACTTGATACACGAAAAATATATGGGAATTCGTCCGGCCCCCGGTTATCCGGCTTGCCCTGAGCATACCGAGAAGTTTAAATTATTTGATTTATTAAAAGTTACCGAATCAATCGGTATCGAATTAACCGAAGCCTTAGCAATGTATCCAGCTTCAAGTGTTTGTGGCTGGTACTTTTCTCACCCAAAAAGCCAATATTTTGGTATTGGTAGAATTTTACAAGATCAATATGACGATTACAAGGCACGTAAACAATGGGATGAGGCCTATGCAGAAAAATGGTTGAGACCGGTAATGGAATAG
- a CDS encoding beta-N-acetylglucosaminidase domain-containing protein codes for MKFYKPLFTFFLAFIGFGVCAQLSIYPAAQHVETTNSIASFAHKSFTLKGETTWIDADNKLFLKKLLPLKNRGVAIDVKKIVTGEKKLLQSGAYKLIVSNKKISIAAYDNAGFFYALQTLSQIIRRNNNISIPVCTIIDFPNVQLRGTVEGFYGTPWSFKDRISQLNFYGKIKLNTYIYGPKDDPYHSTPHWRDPYPADKARQIETLVKVANENKVHFVWAIHPGKDIQWNKADSMAVLNKFESMYQLGVRAFAVFFDDISGIGTKAEKQADLLNFLQENFVDKKPDVLPLIMCPTEYNKAWSNQKPGTYLDILGERLNPAIHIMWTGNTVVSDITAEGLQWVNQRIKRPALVWWNFPVSDYVRNHLLMGPAYGIDTTASAWMSGFVSNPMERAEASKVAIFGVAQYSWNMHDYNPERSWQQACAFLMPNATKAFELFCANNADPGKNGHNYRRAESVQIKPAIDKYLSDLSKKDYHSDSTEILKSYFSEISKAPVEIRSKAKNKALIKEIDPWLTQFHLLGLAGTEALQMVGYYGKGAHKDAWESYLKLEKIFAKMDSVDKNNNQNPYQKGVKTGSLILMPFINNLYALIGDELSGEYATRKVFDSATNTLLTNMSLLKEQPVNVEENKVAIRPKLEIIALQPKQYIGLAVGKKRAIKELNYQFSLNNIVGKIIFQSSIDGKAWDVIHPNLLKSEGKLFISQKDIHFVRAINISENIVEMQLQRFEVRTE; via the coding sequence ATGAAATTTTACAAGCCCCTTTTTACTTTTTTTCTCGCGTTTATTGGCTTCGGAGTATGCGCACAATTATCCATTTACCCTGCTGCGCAACATGTTGAAACGACGAACAGTATAGCAAGTTTTGCGCATAAATCTTTTACACTAAAGGGTGAAACAACTTGGATCGATGCTGACAATAAGCTTTTTTTAAAGAAGCTGCTCCCACTAAAAAATAGGGGGGTCGCAATTGATGTAAAAAAAATTGTTACAGGAGAAAAAAAACTGCTGCAATCGGGTGCATACAAACTAATTGTTTCTAACAAAAAAATTTCCATTGCAGCGTATGATAATGCCGGATTCTTCTATGCATTGCAGACATTATCACAAATAATAAGAAGGAATAATAATATAAGTATTCCGGTTTGTACTATTATAGACTTCCCAAATGTACAATTGCGTGGTACCGTAGAAGGATTTTATGGAACGCCATGGAGCTTTAAGGATAGAATTTCACAGTTAAATTTTTATGGGAAAATAAAGCTCAACACCTATATCTACGGCCCTAAAGATGATCCATATCATAGCACACCCCATTGGCGGGATCCATACCCGGCTGACAAAGCAAGGCAAATAGAAACTTTAGTAAAAGTGGCGAATGAAAACAAAGTGCACTTTGTTTGGGCTATTCATCCTGGAAAAGATATTCAGTGGAATAAAGCCGACAGCATGGCTGTATTAAATAAATTTGAATCAATGTATCAATTGGGGGTACGTGCATTTGCGGTGTTTTTTGATGATATTTCCGGAATTGGCACTAAAGCAGAAAAACAAGCTGACTTATTGAATTTTTTGCAAGAAAATTTTGTAGACAAAAAACCTGATGTATTGCCTTTGATAATGTGTCCTACTGAATACAATAAAGCATGGTCCAATCAAAAACCGGGAACTTATTTAGATATTTTGGGAGAGCGATTAAATCCGGCAATTCATATTATGTGGACGGGAAATACAGTTGTGAGTGATATCACTGCGGAAGGTTTACAGTGGGTGAATCAAAGAATTAAACGCCCCGCTTTGGTGTGGTGGAATTTTCCCGTTAGTGATTATGTGCGTAATCATTTATTAATGGGACCGGCTTATGGTATTGATACGACTGCTAGTGCATGGATGTCCGGTTTTGTGAGCAATCCAATGGAAAGGGCTGAAGCCTCTAAAGTAGCGATTTTTGGAGTTGCTCAATATAGTTGGAATATGCATGATTATAATCCTGAGAGAAGTTGGCAACAGGCTTGCGCCTTTTTGATGCCAAATGCTACAAAAGCCTTTGAATTGTTCTGTGCCAATAATGCCGATCCCGGGAAAAATGGACATAATTATAGAAGAGCAGAGTCGGTTCAAATAAAACCTGCAATTGATAAATATTTAAGTGATCTGTCTAAGAAAGATTACCATTCAGATAGTACGGAAATTTTGAAAAGTTATTTTAGTGAAATTTCTAAAGCTCCGGTAGAAATTAGATCGAAAGCAAAGAATAAGGCCTTAATAAAAGAAATAGACCCCTGGTTAACACAGTTTCATCTGCTCGGATTAGCAGGCACAGAAGCTTTACAAATGGTAGGTTATTATGGTAAAGGCGCACATAAAGATGCTTGGGAAAGTTATCTAAAGTTGGAGAAAATCTTTGCTAAAATGGATAGTGTAGATAAAAACAATAACCAAAACCCTTATCAGAAAGGTGTAAAAACCGGATCCTTGATTTTGATGCCGTTTATAAATAATTTATATGCCTTAATAGGAGATGAATTGTCGGGAGAATATGCAACGCGTAAGGTCTTTGATAGTGCAACAAATACTTTATTAACCAATATGAGCCTGTTAAAAGAGCAACCCGTAAATGTGGAAGAGAATAAGGTCGCTATTAGGCCAAAATTGGAAATTATAGCATTGCAGCCTAAACAATATATTGGATTGGCTGTCGGTAAAAAAAGAGCAATTAAAGAGCTGAATTATCAATTTTCTTTAAATAATATAGTTGGTAAAATAATTTTTCAATCTTCTATTGATGGAAAAGCTTGGGATGTCATTCATCCGAATCTGTTGAAGTCTGAAGGGAAATTATTTATTTCGCAGAAAGACATTCATTTTGTTCGTGCTATAAATATATCTGAAAATATTGTAGAGATGCAATTGCAGCGTTTTGAAGTGAGAACGGAATGA
- a CDS encoding homocysteine S-methyltransferase family protein gives MNIRELLQERVLVIDGAMGTMIQQYKLEEEDFRGDRFKDWHCDVKGNNDLLSLTQPQIIEAIHSQYLEAGADILETNTFSSTIIAQADYDMQSLAYELNVAAAKCARNAVDKFLQTTAGKEKGAAFVAGAIGPLNKTLSLSPDVNNPGFRAVTFDEVAAAYTEQIRGLVDGGVDILLVETIFDTLNSKAAIYAIKKYFREMGKPELPIMISGTITDASGRTLSGQTLEAFYVSVSHAEPLSVGLNCALGAAEMRPHVVELSDIASCYTSAYPNAGLPNAMGEYDEQPHETAHFLEDWAKSGYVNIVGGCCGTTPDHIKHIADAVKKLKPRALPELESI, from the coding sequence AAATTGGAAGAAGAAGATTTTCGTGGCGATCGATTTAAAGACTGGCATTGTGATGTAAAGGGCAATAATGATTTGTTAAGCCTCACCCAGCCCCAAATTATAGAAGCAATTCATAGTCAATATCTGGAAGCTGGAGCTGACATTTTGGAAACCAATACTTTCAGTAGTACCATCATTGCGCAAGCCGATTACGATATGCAATCACTTGCTTATGAACTCAATGTAGCTGCAGCAAAATGTGCCAGAAATGCAGTTGATAAATTTTTGCAAACTACGGCTGGTAAAGAGAAAGGAGCCGCTTTTGTCGCAGGCGCTATTGGTCCCCTAAACAAGACGCTGTCACTTTCTCCGGATGTAAACAATCCTGGTTTCAGGGCCGTAACTTTTGATGAAGTTGCAGCTGCTTATACGGAACAAATTAGAGGCTTGGTAGATGGTGGCGTAGATATTTTATTGGTAGAAACGATTTTTGATACCCTCAATAGCAAAGCCGCTATTTATGCTATTAAAAAATACTTTAGAGAAATGGGTAAACCAGAATTACCTATTATGATTTCCGGAACGATTACGGATGCAAGTGGCAGAACTTTAAGCGGACAAACTTTAGAAGCATTTTATGTTTCTGTAAGTCATGCAGAACCCTTGAGTGTAGGATTAAATTGTGCATTAGGCGCAGCGGAAATGCGCCCGCATGTTGTAGAATTGAGTGATATTGCGAGTTGTTATACTTCTGCCTATCCCAATGCAGGGTTGCCCAATGCGATGGGTGAGTATGATGAACAACCACATGAAACAGCACATTTTCTGGAAGATTGGGCAAAAAGTGGTTATGTAAATATAGTGGGAGGCTGTTGCGGTACAACACCGGATCATATTAAGCATATTGCTGATGCGGTGAAGAAATTAAAACCGAGAGCATTACCGGAATTGGAAAGTATTTAG